A single Tissierella sp. DNA region contains:
- a CDS encoding anti-sigma factor domain-containing protein, giving the protein MVYRGNIVEVCSDSIVVITEECTFKRIKKSVGLEEGMEVYFEERDIIRKSNTSIKSIKSIKSISKIAAIILLVITSIYGIQVWDINYRAVAIVSIDINPSVEIKVNKNHRVINATALNEDALNLPLKKLKGQVLANALDELVQTAKTEGYIKENEENYILLGVVGLSNNEKDTEALEHLLVEGKEKIENVSSEDVQYIEVVTVESNKETLKKARKEHISVGRMEVYENNKDNNKDGQSSKEEIKELKEEKVKELIEKIGKEHPVFEEHPGNNNNSDKDKKKVKDEKIKEEKVEKEEKEEKEEGIGQNKDKDNNGKKDNNNNKDKNKDKDINNEKDKDKDKDSKDDKDNKDSKDKDKDSKNNKDEIKNKKSHPVFEEHPGNSKSNNPSKQYKEKIKDKKDD; this is encoded by the coding sequence ATGGTTTATCGAGGTAATATCGTAGAAGTTTGTAGTGATAGTATAGTTGTAATCACTGAAGAATGTACATTTAAAAGAATTAAAAAGAGTGTTGGCTTGGAAGAAGGTATGGAAGTATATTTTGAAGAGAGAGATATTATAAGAAAATCAAATACAAGTATTAAAAGTATTAAAAGTATTAAAAGTATTTCAAAGATAGCGGCTATAATTTTGCTAGTAATTACTTCCATTTATGGCATACAAGTTTGGGACATAAATTATAGGGCAGTTGCTATAGTATCAATTGATATAAATCCAAGTGTAGAAATAAAGGTTAATAAAAATCATCGTGTAATAAATGCAACGGCTCTTAATGAGGATGCTTTAAATCTACCGCTTAAAAAATTAAAGGGTCAGGTATTAGCTAATGCATTAGATGAACTTGTACAAACAGCAAAGACAGAAGGCTATATTAAGGAAAATGAAGAAAATTATATACTATTAGGTGTTGTAGGGCTAAGCAACAATGAAAAAGATACTGAAGCTTTAGAACACTTATTAGTGGAAGGAAAAGAAAAGATAGAAAATGTATCTAGTGAAGATGTTCAATATATTGAAGTTGTTACGGTAGAATCAAATAAAGAGACATTGAAAAAAGCAAGAAAAGAACATATTTCAGTAGGTAGGATGGAAGTCTATGAAAATAATAAAGATAATAATAAGGATGGGCAAAGTAGTAAAGAAGAAATAAAGGAGCTAAAGGAAGAAAAGGTAAAGGAACTTATAGAGAAGATTGGTAAAGAACATCCAGTATTTGAAGAGCATCCTGGAAATAACAATAATTCTGACAAGGATAAAAAGAAGGTTAAGGATGAAAAAATTAAAGAAGAAAAGGTAGAGAAAGAGGAGAAAGAAGAAAAAGAAGAAGGGATAGGACAGAACAAAGACAAGGATAATAATGGCAAGAAAGACAATAACAATAATAAAGATAAAAACAAAGACAAAGATATAAACAATGAAAAAGATAAAGACAAGGATAAAGATAGTAAAGATGATAAAGATAATAAAGACAGTAAGGACAAAGACAAAGATAGTAAAAATAATAAAGATGAAATAAAGAACAAAAAAAGTCATCCTGTATTTGAG